In Streptomyces sp. NBC_00306, a single genomic region encodes these proteins:
- a CDS encoding FadR/GntR family transcriptional regulator — translation MAVTDEAIEKIKGMIVSGALRPGDRLPKESELAAELGLSRNSLREAVRALSLIRILDVRQGDGTYVTSLDPQLLLEALSFVVDFHRDDTVLEFLAVRRILEPAATAMAASRIGESELDRLSAQLDALGPEPSVEELVATDLEFHRGIVQSSGNSVLCSLLDGLSGPTTRARVWRGLTQEDAVSRTLHEHRAILSALRDRDAEAARSWATVHIASVEQWLRSTL, via the coding sequence GTGGCAGTCACCGACGAGGCGATCGAAAAGATCAAGGGAATGATCGTCTCGGGTGCCCTGCGCCCCGGCGACCGCCTCCCCAAGGAGAGCGAACTCGCCGCCGAACTGGGCCTGTCCCGCAATTCGCTGCGTGAGGCCGTGCGCGCGCTGTCGCTGATCCGCATCCTGGACGTGCGCCAGGGTGACGGCACCTATGTGACCAGCCTGGACCCGCAGTTGCTGCTGGAGGCGCTGAGCTTCGTGGTGGACTTCCACCGCGACGACACGGTGCTGGAGTTCCTCGCCGTACGCCGGATCCTGGAGCCCGCGGCCACCGCGATGGCCGCGAGCCGCATCGGTGAGAGCGAACTGGACCGGCTGAGCGCACAGCTGGACGCGCTGGGGCCCGAGCCCTCCGTCGAGGAACTGGTCGCCACCGACCTGGAGTTCCACCGGGGCATCGTGCAGTCCTCGGGCAATTCCGTGCTCTGCTCGCTGCTGGACGGCCTGTCCGGACCGACGACGCGGGCCAGGGTGTGGCGCGGACTGACGCAGGAGGACGCGGTCAGCCGCACGCTGCACGAGCACCGGGCGATCCTCTCCGCGCTCCGCGACCGCGACGCGGAAGCGGCCCGCTCATGGGCGACGGTGCACATCGCGAGCGTGGAGCAGTGGCTCCGCTCGACGCTCTGA
- a CDS encoding putative immunity protein, which produces MPTEPEDIELSEHELREIAGYAADCARRTLSIFEQTLPTDTRPREAIDAAHAFAAGGRRTAALRQSAWAAYKAAQEADSPPAADAARAASHAAAAAYLHPKASAHQVKHVLGAAAHAARAEELASAEDRRVTAGTLEWARHHAPPAVPAVLGRLPAAPPGGGRVGEFIRDLDAALRA; this is translated from the coding sequence GTGCCGACCGAGCCGGAAGACATCGAGCTGAGCGAACACGAGCTGCGGGAGATCGCGGGCTATGCGGCCGACTGTGCGCGCAGGACGCTGTCGATCTTCGAGCAGACCCTGCCCACCGACACACGCCCTCGTGAGGCCATCGACGCGGCACACGCCTTCGCCGCCGGGGGCCGGCGCACGGCCGCCCTGCGGCAGAGCGCGTGGGCGGCGTACAAGGCGGCGCAGGAAGCCGATTCGCCGCCCGCTGCCGACGCGGCACGGGCGGCGAGCCATGCGGCGGCGGCCGCGTATCTGCATCCCAAGGCGAGCGCCCATCAGGTGAAGCACGTCCTCGGGGCGGCAGCGCATGCGGCGCGGGCGGAGGAACTGGCGTCCGCGGAGGACCGGCGGGTGACCGCCGGGACCCTGGAATGGGCGCGCCATCACGCACCGCCGGCGGTCCCCGCGGTGCTCGGCCGGCTGCCCGCCGCGCCTCCCGGGGGAGGGCGCGTGGGGGAGTTCATCCGCGATCTCGACGCCGCTCTCCGCGCCTGA
- a CDS encoding ABC transporter permease, translating into MTGTIRPLTAEGTKSDSPASRLRLIRWSDFSLVPVILVLMVIGFIVSPVFLTSNNLISVVQQSSELSLLVLGQALILICGRMDLSLESTIGIAPVVAMWLVLPSEGGRFLGLELLPVWTAIPVCLLVGMAIGAVNGFLMLKLRVNGFIATLGMLTMLRGLHIGITEGKSITDVPESFRYLGKTDWLGAPAAVWICLALFAIGGAALAYLRHGRALYAIGGNPEAARAAGIRVDRITWIVLAIGGLLAAFAGILYTGHYGSVAATQGNGWIFQVFAAAVIGGISLKGGRGTLFGALTGVLTLQLVVNVMTLGGVPALWNQFLNGAIIIVALVISRFASGEKQD; encoded by the coding sequence ATGACCGGGACCATACGGCCGCTCACGGCCGAGGGGACGAAGAGCGACAGCCCGGCGAGCCGGCTGCGGCTGATCCGGTGGAGCGACTTCTCGCTCGTGCCGGTGATCCTGGTGCTGATGGTCATCGGGTTCATCGTCTCGCCGGTCTTCCTCACCTCCAACAACCTCATCAGCGTCGTCCAGCAGTCCTCCGAACTGAGTCTGCTGGTGCTCGGCCAGGCACTGATCCTCATCTGCGGCCGGATGGACCTCTCACTGGAGTCCACGATCGGCATCGCTCCGGTCGTCGCCATGTGGCTGGTGCTGCCGAGCGAGGGCGGACGCTTCCTCGGGCTGGAACTGCTGCCCGTCTGGACGGCCATCCCCGTCTGTCTGCTGGTGGGCATGGCGATCGGCGCGGTCAACGGCTTCCTGATGCTGAAGCTGCGGGTCAACGGCTTCATCGCCACCCTGGGCATGCTCACGATGCTCCGCGGCCTCCACATCGGCATCACCGAGGGCAAGTCGATCACCGACGTCCCGGAGTCCTTCCGCTACCTCGGCAAGACCGACTGGCTGGGCGCGCCCGCCGCGGTGTGGATCTGTCTGGCGCTGTTCGCGATCGGCGGTGCGGCACTGGCCTATCTCCGCCACGGACGCGCGCTGTACGCGATCGGCGGCAACCCGGAGGCGGCCCGGGCGGCGGGCATCCGGGTCGACCGGATCACCTGGATCGTGCTGGCGATCGGCGGTCTGCTGGCGGCCTTCGCGGGCATCCTCTACACCGGCCACTACGGCTCGGTCGCCGCCACCCAGGGCAACGGCTGGATCTTCCAGGTGTTCGCCGCGGCGGTGATCGGCGGCATCAGCCTCAAGGGCGGCCGCGGCACGCTCTTCGGGGCGCTCACCGGCGTACTGACGCTTCAACTCGTCGTCAACGTCATGACGCTGGGCGGGGTGCCGGCGCTGTGGAACCAGTTCCTGAACGGCGCGATCATCATCGTCGCGCTGGTGATCTCGCGTTTCGCGAGCGGTGAGAAGCAGGACTGA
- a CDS encoding sugar ABC transporter ATP-binding protein, whose amino-acid sequence MPHAASAADSAHAPAAVHAEGIVKRFGPTVALDGVRLTVAPGESHALVGRNGAGKSTLVSVLTGLHRPDAGTVTFDGEPAPAFGDTAAWQSKVACVYQKSMVVPDLTVAENLFLNRFDAGSRFISWRQLRRRAEELLAGYGVSVDPMARAKDLAVEQRQFVEIARALSFGARLIILDEPTAQLDARGIQRLFTKLRELQSQGVAFLFISHHLQEVYELCTTVTVYRDARHVVTAPVAELTKDDLVAAMTGDSVSGTSQWHAPVGPVRTEEPVLRTEGLTLEGEFEPLDLEVRPGEVLGLAGAAASGNTALGEILVGMRKAGAGRITVHGREVKPGSVPHALDAGIGYIPEDRHRQGLVVDRSVAENATLTVTDQLGPWGTVLPSRTREFAQSMIASLDIKTQGPEQPVSGLSGGNQQKVVVARALARRPSALVALRPTAGVDVKSKDALLGVVRRVADEGSAAVIISDELDDLRVCDRVLALFHGRVVATFGSGWTDRELVAAMEGVGEQE is encoded by the coding sequence ATGCCACACGCCGCATCCGCCGCGGACTCCGCGCACGCACCCGCCGCAGTGCACGCGGAAGGGATCGTCAAGCGCTTCGGGCCCACCGTCGCGCTCGACGGCGTACGGCTCACCGTCGCGCCCGGCGAGTCCCACGCACTCGTCGGGCGCAACGGCGCGGGCAAGTCCACCCTCGTCAGCGTCCTCACCGGCCTGCACAGGCCCGACGCGGGAACCGTCACCTTCGACGGCGAGCCCGCACCCGCCTTCGGGGACACGGCGGCCTGGCAGTCCAAGGTCGCCTGCGTCTACCAGAAGTCGATGGTCGTGCCCGACCTGACCGTCGCCGAGAACCTCTTCCTCAACCGGTTCGACGCCGGCAGCCGCTTCATCAGCTGGCGGCAACTGCGGCGGCGCGCCGAGGAACTGCTCGCCGGGTACGGCGTGAGCGTCGACCCGATGGCCCGGGCCAAGGATCTCGCCGTCGAGCAGCGGCAGTTCGTGGAGATCGCGAGAGCCCTCTCCTTCGGCGCCCGGCTGATCATCCTCGACGAGCCGACCGCCCAGCTGGACGCCCGCGGCATCCAGCGGTTGTTCACCAAACTGCGGGAGCTCCAGAGCCAGGGAGTGGCGTTTCTGTTCATCTCCCACCATCTGCAGGAGGTGTACGAACTGTGCACCACCGTCACCGTCTACCGCGACGCCCGCCATGTCGTCACCGCGCCGGTCGCCGAACTCACCAAGGACGACCTGGTCGCAGCGATGACGGGCGACTCCGTCAGCGGCACCTCGCAGTGGCATGCGCCCGTCGGGCCCGTACGCACCGAGGAACCCGTGCTGCGGACCGAAGGGCTTACCCTGGAGGGGGAGTTCGAGCCGCTCGACCTCGAGGTGCGGCCCGGTGAGGTGCTCGGTCTGGCGGGCGCCGCGGCCAGCGGCAACACCGCGCTCGGCGAGATCCTCGTCGGCATGCGCAAGGCCGGCGCCGGGCGCATCACCGTGCACGGCCGCGAGGTCAAGCCCGGCAGCGTGCCGCACGCGCTCGACGCCGGGATCGGCTACATCCCCGAGGACCGTCATCGCCAGGGACTCGTCGTGGACCGCAGCGTCGCCGAGAACGCCACGCTCACCGTCACCGACCAGCTCGGCCCGTGGGGCACCGTACTGCCCTCTCGCACAAGGGAATTCGCCCAGTCCATGATCGCATCGCTCGACATCAAGACGCAGGGGCCGGAGCAACCCGTCTCCGGGCTCTCCGGCGGTAATCAGCAGAAGGTGGTGGTGGCGAGGGCGCTGGCCCGCCGGCCCAGTGCGCTGGTCGCCCTGCGGCCCACCGCGGGCGTGGACGTGAAGTCCAAGGACGCGCTGCTCGGTGTGGTGCGCCGGGTGGCCGACGAAGGCAGCGCGGCCGTCATCATCTCCGACGAGCTGGACGATCTGCGGGTCTGCGACCGGGTGCTCGCCCTCTTCCACGGACGGGTGGTCGCGACGTTCGGCAGCGGGTGGACGGACCGCGAACTGGTGGCCGCCATGGAAGGTGTGGGGGAGCAGGAATGA
- a CDS encoding sugar ABC transporter substrate-binding protein → MRVRTTSAAACAVLLAVTALAGCNRDSGSGSADGKVGIDLPRSDSDFWNSYQQYVEKGVKAGEVDALSLTNSQNDIGKLVANVQTFTDQGAKAVVMAPQDTGAIAESLQTLEEKKIPVVSVDTRPDKGNVYMVVRADNRAYGEKACQYLGEQLKGKGKVVEFQGDLSSINGRDRSEAFKSCMDTKFPGIKVFELATDWKGDVASAKLQSTLAAHPDINGIYMQAGGVFLQPTLALLEQKKLLKPPGTPGHITIISNDGIPEELDAIKAGKIDATVSQPADLYAKYALFYAKAALDGKTFKEGPTDHGSTIIKIPGGLEDQLPAPLVTKDNVDDPKLWANQLEKKS, encoded by the coding sequence ATGAGAGTGCGTACGACAAGTGCCGCGGCCTGCGCGGTGCTGCTCGCCGTGACGGCCCTCGCGGGCTGCAACCGGGACTCCGGCAGCGGATCCGCGGACGGCAAGGTGGGCATCGATCTGCCGCGCAGCGACAGCGACTTCTGGAACTCCTACCAGCAGTACGTCGAGAAGGGCGTCAAGGCCGGTGAGGTCGACGCGCTGTCCCTGACCAACTCGCAGAACGACATCGGCAAACTCGTCGCCAATGTGCAGACGTTCACCGACCAGGGCGCCAAGGCCGTCGTGATGGCCCCTCAGGACACCGGGGCGATAGCCGAGTCGCTCCAGACCCTGGAGGAGAAGAAGATCCCGGTCGTCAGTGTCGACACCCGCCCCGACAAGGGCAACGTCTACATGGTGGTGCGGGCCGACAACCGGGCGTACGGCGAGAAGGCCTGCCAGTACCTCGGCGAGCAGCTGAAGGGCAAGGGCAAGGTCGTCGAGTTCCAGGGCGACCTGTCCTCGATCAACGGGCGCGACCGCTCCGAGGCCTTCAAGTCCTGCATGGACACGAAGTTCCCCGGCATCAAGGTCTTCGAGCTCGCCACCGACTGGAAGGGCGACGTCGCCTCCGCCAAGCTCCAGTCCACCCTCGCCGCGCACCCCGACATCAACGGCATCTACATGCAGGCCGGCGGCGTCTTCCTGCAGCCCACGCTCGCGCTCCTGGAGCAGAAGAAGCTGCTGAAGCCGCCGGGCACGCCGGGCCACATCACGATCATCTCCAACGACGGCATCCCGGAGGAGCTGGACGCCATCAAGGCCGGGAAGATCGACGCGACCGTCTCCCAGCCCGCCGACCTGTACGCCAAGTACGCGCTCTTCTACGCCAAGGCCGCGCTGGACGGCAAGACCTTCAAGGAAGGTCCCACCGACCACGGCTCCACCATCATCAAGATCCCGGGCGGCCTCGAGGACCAGCTCCCCGCGCCACTGGTCACCAAGGACAACGTGGACGACCCCAAGCTGTGGGCCAACCAGCTGGAGAAGAAGAGCTAG
- a CDS encoding SDR family NAD(P)-dependent oxidoreductase translates to MTAVRDFEGLCALVTGGASGIGAAVTRQLLARGALVAVLDRDLAGSPDGALGVTADVTDDAAAGAAVDRAAAEFGALHTVVSNAGIGAVGTVADNPDDEWRRVLDINVLGMVRVARHALPHLRAAAADRPGCVSITHTCSIAATAGLPQRALYSASKGAVLSLTLAMAADHVREGIRVNCVNPGTADTPWIGRLLDRADDPAAERAALEARQPTGRLVAADEVAAAIVYLASPAAAAVTGTALAVDGGMQGLRLRPAT, encoded by the coding sequence ATGACGGCCGTCAGGGACTTCGAAGGGCTCTGCGCCCTGGTGACCGGCGGGGCGTCGGGCATCGGTGCGGCCGTGACGAGGCAACTGCTCGCCCGGGGCGCGCTGGTGGCCGTGCTCGACCGTGACCTCGCGGGCAGCCCCGACGGCGCTCTCGGCGTCACGGCGGACGTCACCGACGACGCGGCGGCGGGCGCGGCCGTCGACCGGGCGGCCGCCGAGTTCGGCGCCCTGCACACCGTCGTCTCCAACGCGGGCATCGGCGCCGTCGGTACGGTCGCCGACAATCCCGACGACGAGTGGCGGCGCGTCCTCGACATCAACGTGCTCGGCATGGTGCGCGTCGCCCGGCACGCCCTCCCGCACCTGCGCGCGGCCGCAGCCGACCGCCCCGGCTGTGTCTCCATCACCCACACCTGCTCCATCGCCGCCACCGCGGGCCTTCCCCAGCGGGCCCTCTACAGCGCCAGCAAGGGCGCGGTCCTCTCACTCACCCTGGCCATGGCGGCCGACCACGTCCGCGAGGGCATCCGCGTCAACTGCGTGAATCCCGGCACCGCCGACACCCCCTGGATCGGCCGGCTGCTCGACCGGGCGGACGACCCGGCGGCGGAACGCGCCGCCCTGGAGGCCCGCCAGCCCACCGGCCGGCTGGTCGCCGCAGACGAGGTCGCGGCCGCCATCGTCTATCTCGCGAGCCCCGCCGCGGCCGCCGTCACCGGTACGGCACTCGCCGTCGACGGCGGGATGCAGGGCCTGCGCCTGCGCCCCGCGACCTGA
- a CDS encoding enolase C-terminal domain-like protein, with translation MSQTVTEFEVHDIRFPTSEQLDGSDAMNPDPDYSAAYLVMRSEDGSEGHGFCFTIGRGNDVTAAAIEALRPYVIGRPAPRTASDLADLHIELTHDSQLRWLGPEKGVMHMAAGAVVNAAWDLAARTAGLPVWEFLASMTPEELVSLVDFRYLTDVLTPDEALAILRAAEPGRAERTARLRRQGYPAYTTSPGWLGYSDDKLVRLAKEAVADGFGQIKLKVGGDLEDDIRRMKLARAAVGPSVRIAVDANQRWDVADAVRWMTALAPYEPHWIEEPTSPDDILGHAAVRAGQPVKVATGEHVANRVVFKQLLQAGAVDFVQIDAARVAGVNENLAILLLAAKYGVPVCPHAGGVGLCELVQHLAMFDYVAVSGSWEDRVIEYVDHLHEHFADPAEIDAGRYVAPRAPGFSARMLPESMAAHRYPEGPVWQARRTIEEVNS, from the coding sequence ATGAGTCAGACCGTCACGGAGTTCGAGGTTCACGACATCCGCTTTCCCACCTCGGAACAGCTCGACGGCTCCGACGCCATGAACCCGGACCCCGACTACTCCGCTGCCTACCTGGTGATGCGCTCCGAGGACGGGTCGGAAGGGCACGGATTCTGCTTCACCATCGGCCGCGGCAACGATGTCACCGCCGCCGCCATCGAAGCCCTGCGCCCGTACGTGATCGGCCGGCCCGCCCCCCGTACCGCCTCCGACCTGGCGGATCTGCACATCGAACTGACCCATGACTCCCAACTGCGCTGGCTCGGCCCGGAGAAGGGCGTGATGCACATGGCGGCGGGAGCGGTCGTCAACGCCGCCTGGGACCTGGCGGCCAGGACCGCCGGCCTGCCGGTGTGGGAGTTCCTCGCCTCGATGACACCCGAGGAGCTCGTCTCCCTCGTCGACTTCCGCTATCTCACGGACGTCCTCACCCCCGACGAGGCGCTGGCCATCCTGCGCGCCGCCGAACCCGGCCGCGCCGAACGGACCGCACGGCTGCGCCGCCAGGGCTATCCCGCGTACACCACCTCGCCCGGCTGGCTCGGCTACTCCGACGACAAGCTCGTCCGCCTCGCCAAGGAAGCCGTCGCCGACGGCTTCGGCCAGATCAAGCTGAAGGTGGGCGGTGACCTGGAGGACGACATCCGGCGCATGAAGCTCGCACGCGCCGCCGTCGGCCCCTCCGTCCGTATCGCCGTGGACGCCAATCAGCGCTGGGACGTCGCGGACGCGGTGCGCTGGATGACGGCGCTCGCGCCCTACGAGCCGCACTGGATCGAGGAACCCACCAGCCCCGACGACATCCTCGGCCACGCCGCCGTACGCGCCGGGCAGCCGGTCAAGGTCGCCACCGGCGAACACGTCGCCAACCGTGTGGTGTTCAAGCAGCTGCTCCAGGCCGGGGCCGTCGACTTCGTCCAGATCGACGCGGCACGCGTCGCCGGGGTGAACGAGAACCTGGCGATCCTGCTGCTCGCGGCCAAGTACGGCGTCCCGGTCTGTCCGCACGCCGGCGGGGTGGGTCTGTGCGAACTCGTCCAGCACCTCGCGATGTTCGACTACGTCGCCGTCTCCGGCAGCTGGGAGGACCGCGTCATCGAGTACGTCGACCACCTCCACGAGCACTTCGCCGACCCCGCCGAGATCGACGCCGGACGCTATGTCGCGCCGCGGGCCCCCGGGTTCTCCGCCCGCATGCTCCCGGAGTCCATGGCCGCCCACCGCTATCCGGAGGGTCCCGTCTGGCAGGCCCGCCGCACCATCGAGGAGGTCAACTCATGA
- a CDS encoding PAC2 family protein, whose product MIELEAVPELIDPVMVAAFEGWNDAGDAASTAVAHLDREWKGEVFAALDAEDYYDFQVNRPTVWLDGGVRKITWPTTRLSVVRIGGDKPRDLVLVRGIEPSMRWRSFCNEILGFAHELGVEMVVILGALLGDTPHTRPVPVSGITSDPDLARTMDLEETRYEGPTGIVGILQEACTHAGVPAVSLWAAVPHYVSQPPNPKATLALLNRLEDLIGLRIPLGELAEDARAWQLGVDQLAAEDSEVAEYVQTLEEARDTAELPEASGEAIAREFERYLRRRDGGPGGLGPAAGPGHATEGGDSGSYLRDPGGRTRPPKPPRAEPESEASGESDADGDEPESSED is encoded by the coding sequence GTGATCGAGCTCGAGGCGGTTCCCGAGCTGATCGACCCGGTCATGGTGGCCGCGTTCGAGGGCTGGAACGACGCCGGCGACGCTGCCTCCACCGCGGTCGCACATCTGGACCGGGAATGGAAGGGTGAGGTGTTCGCGGCGCTCGACGCCGAGGACTACTACGACTTCCAGGTCAACCGGCCCACGGTGTGGCTGGACGGCGGAGTACGGAAGATCACCTGGCCCACCACCCGGCTCTCCGTGGTCCGTATCGGCGGCGACAAGCCGCGCGACCTGGTTCTGGTCCGCGGCATCGAGCCGTCCATGCGCTGGCGCTCGTTCTGCAACGAGATCCTGGGCTTCGCCCATGAGCTGGGCGTCGAGATGGTGGTGATCCTCGGCGCGCTGCTCGGCGACACCCCGCACACCCGGCCGGTGCCGGTCAGCGGCATCACCTCGGACCCGGACCTGGCCAGAACCATGGACCTGGAGGAGACCAGGTACGAGGGACCGACCGGCATCGTCGGCATCCTCCAGGAGGCGTGCACGCACGCGGGCGTGCCGGCGGTGAGCCTGTGGGCCGCGGTGCCGCACTATGTGTCGCAGCCGCCCAACCCCAAGGCGACGCTGGCCCTGCTCAACCGGCTCGAGGACCTGATCGGTCTGCGTATCCCGCTCGGTGAACTGGCCGAGGACGCCCGGGCCTGGCAGCTCGGTGTCGACCAACTGGCAGCCGAGGACAGCGAAGTGGCGGAGTACGTCCAGACGCTGGAGGAGGCGCGCGACACCGCGGAGCTTCCCGAGGCGTCCGGAGAGGCGATCGCCCGCGAATTCGAACGGTATCTGCGGCGGCGGGACGGCGGTCCGGGCGGTCTCGGCCCGGCGGCCGGTCCGGGTCATGCGACCGAGGGCGGCGACAGCGGTTCCTACCTGCGCGACCCGGGCGGGCGTACGCGACCGCCGAAGCCGCCGCGCGCGGAGCCGGAGAGCGAGGCGTCCGGCGAGTCCGACGCGGACGGCGACGAGCCGGAGTCCTCGGAGGACTGA
- a CDS encoding superoxide dismutase produces the protein MTRSFARRRVLRTAAALGGAALLSPLAGPARAAEHAGRPWPETFPLPNGFRPEGITIGAGPYAWIGSIATGSVYRADLATGRGRIVSQGLGAAHPVIGLKIDRRERLLFLCGGVSREIRIADARRGTLLRTFGVGSEGTMVNDVVLTPGAAYFTDSFKPNLYRLPLGPRDEPGEAITTVPLGGDWVQGAALTANGISRTPDGRALLMVNQAVGGGSLMRVDPRTGVARRVDLGGTPLPNADGLLLLGRLLHVVQNRLNTIAVLKLNESGTSGRVIARITDPGFKVPTTAAVWRDRIYLPNARFDVAQPTPDTPYDVVAVDRVGR, from the coding sequence ATGACCCGCTCCTTCGCACGAAGAAGAGTTCTCCGAACCGCGGCCGCGCTCGGTGGCGCGGCTCTCCTCAGCCCCCTCGCCGGCCCGGCCCGCGCCGCCGAACACGCAGGCCGGCCATGGCCCGAGACCTTCCCCCTGCCGAACGGCTTCCGTCCCGAGGGCATCACCATCGGGGCCGGTCCGTATGCCTGGATCGGCTCCATCGCGACCGGTTCCGTCTACCGCGCCGACCTCGCCACCGGCCGCGGACGGATCGTCAGCCAGGGCCTCGGCGCCGCGCATCCGGTGATCGGGCTCAAGATCGACCGACGGGAACGGCTGCTGTTCCTGTGCGGCGGAGTGAGCCGGGAGATCCGGATCGCCGACGCCCGCAGAGGAACGCTGCTCCGGACCTTCGGTGTCGGATCGGAGGGCACCATGGTCAACGATGTGGTGCTCACACCGGGGGCGGCCTACTTCACCGATTCCTTCAAGCCGAACCTCTACCGGCTCCCGCTCGGCCCGCGCGACGAACCGGGTGAGGCGATCACCACGGTGCCGCTCGGCGGTGACTGGGTGCAGGGAGCCGCGCTCACGGCCAACGGCATCTCCCGCACCCCGGACGGCCGGGCGCTGCTGATGGTCAATCAGGCGGTGGGCGGTGGCTCCCTGATGCGTGTCGACCCGCGCACGGGCGTGGCGCGCCGCGTGGACCTCGGCGGGACCCCATTGCCCAACGCGGACGGGCTGTTGCTGCTCGGCCGCCTTCTTCACGTCGTACAGAACCGGCTGAACACGATCGCGGTCCTGAAGCTGAACGAGTCGGGGACCAGCGGGCGGGTGATCGCCCGGATCACCGATCCGGGCTTCAAGGTCCCCACGACGGCCGCCGTGTGGCGCGACCGGATCTATCTGCCCAACGCCCGCTTCGACGTGGCCCAGCCGACCCCGGACACCCCGTACGACGTGGTCGCTGTGGACCGGGTCGGACGCTGA
- the mshC gene encoding cysteine--1-D-myo-inosityl 2-amino-2-deoxy-alpha-D-glucopyranoside ligase, giving the protein MHAWPASEVPALPGKGRDLRIHDSTTSGLVTLTPGPVARIYVCGITPYDATHIGHAATYNAFDLVQRVWLDTKRQVHYVQNVTDVDDPLLERAVRDGQDWTELAERETALFREDMTALRMLPPRHYVGAVEAIPGIVPLVERLRDAGAAYELEGDTYFSVEADPHFGEVSHLDAEAMRLLSAERGGDPDRPGKKNPLDPMLWMAAREGEPSWDGGSLGRGRPGWHIECVAIALDHLGMGFDVQGGGSDLAFPHHEMGASHAQALTGEHPYAQAYVHAGMVALDGEKMSKSKGNLVFVSKLRRDGVDPAAIRLALLAHHYRADWEWTDQVLREAVERLDRWRAAVSRPDGPSADALVEEIREALADDLDAPAALRAVDRWAERQRSEGGTDEGAPGLVSRTVDALLGVAL; this is encoded by the coding sequence ATGCATGCCTGGCCCGCTTCTGAGGTCCCCGCCCTGCCCGGCAAGGGCCGCGACCTCCGGATCCACGACTCCACGACCAGCGGTTTGGTGACGCTCACCCCCGGTCCCGTCGCCCGTATCTACGTCTGCGGCATCACGCCGTACGACGCGACCCACATCGGTCACGCGGCGACCTACAACGCGTTCGACCTCGTTCAGCGCGTGTGGCTCGACACCAAGCGGCAGGTTCACTACGTCCAGAACGTCACCGATGTGGACGACCCTCTCCTGGAGCGCGCCGTCCGCGACGGGCAGGACTGGACCGAGCTCGCCGAGCGCGAGACCGCGCTGTTCCGCGAGGACATGACCGCCCTGCGGATGCTTCCGCCGCGCCACTACGTCGGAGCCGTCGAGGCGATACCGGGCATCGTCCCGCTCGTCGAGCGTCTGCGCGACGCGGGCGCCGCCTACGAGCTGGAGGGCGACACCTACTTCTCGGTCGAGGCCGACCCGCACTTCGGTGAGGTGTCGCACCTCGACGCCGAAGCCATGCGGCTGCTCTCCGCGGAGCGCGGCGGCGACCCGGACCGCCCCGGCAAGAAGAACCCTCTCGACCCGATGCTGTGGATGGCCGCCCGTGAGGGCGAGCCGAGTTGGGACGGCGGCAGCCTCGGCCGCGGCCGTCCCGGCTGGCACATCGAGTGCGTCGCGATCGCCCTGGACCACCTCGGCATGGGCTTCGACGTGCAGGGCGGCGGTTCCGATCTCGCCTTCCCGCACCACGAGATGGGCGCCTCCCACGCCCAGGCGCTCACCGGCGAACACCCCTACGCCCAGGCCTATGTGCACGCGGGCATGGTGGCGCTCGACGGCGAGAAGATGTCGAAGTCCAAGGGCAACCTGGTCTTCGTCTCCAAGCTGCGCCGCGACGGGGTCGACCCGGCCGCCATACGGCTCGCCCTGCTCGCCCACCACTACCGCGCCGACTGGGAGTGGACCGACCAGGTCCTGCGGGAGGCCGTGGAGCGGCTCGACCGCTGGCGGGCAGCCGTGTCCCGGCCCGACGGGCCGTCCGCGGACGCGCTCGTCGAGGAGATCCGCGAGGCGCTCGCCGACGACCTCGACGCCCCCGCCGCGCTGCGGGCCGTCGACCGCTGGGCCGAGCGTCAGCGGTCCGAGGGCGGTACGGACGAGGGCGCGCCCGGGCTCGTCTCCCGCACGGTCGACGCCCTGCTGGGCGTGGCCCTGTAG